From one Butyricimonas faecihominis genomic stretch:
- a CDS encoding RagB/SusD family nutrient uptake outer membrane protein gives MKQRIIFLCIVSLILGSCGDFLEPKSKSEFVPKDANSLSELLLGEAYPRNDITELNVFLHLLDDDIAPAPYQEVQVGSDANRWYAPYTWQSNMYDIMGSAGEKYTNLYSSYYALILGANAILDYVDDINDDKNAINSVKAQALALRGFLYFNLINIFGTPYNYDKTALGVPLKLNSGIEESELKRNTVEEVYVQIIKDLLEAERLYKTLPSDQQWQPNKRTSLPMVHLLLSRAYLYMEEWEKAATFANHVITNGNFHLLDLNTIKTYSEEDPSIPSYINYHSYTTSSEVIWVYGNITDVTKYVYNASASTNDHPFFRASKELMNCFDETENDLRKERYVIRSKFQIINEDNELEAMPSAFGKINVSSKAYYQPVATNDAFGRSLRLSEAYLNFCEAKAMLYKAGVANAGQEALNTLNEFRRFRFPLNYQNENITDPEKLITFIHNERRRELCFEDHRWFDLRRWGMPQIQHTWHPDAQSTLVYTLKEHDPGYTIPLPPDALELNNLLEQNPLAPAPRNGINL, from the coding sequence ATGAAACAACGAATTATATTTCTTTGCATTGTAAGTCTAATTCTTGGAAGTTGTGGAGATTTTCTCGAACCCAAATCCAAGAGTGAATTTGTTCCCAAAGACGCCAACTCCTTAAGTGAACTTTTACTTGGAGAAGCTTATCCTCGTAACGATATTACAGAATTAAATGTATTTCTCCACCTATTGGATGACGATATCGCCCCAGCTCCTTATCAAGAAGTGCAGGTCGGTTCAGATGCAAACAGATGGTATGCTCCTTACACTTGGCAATCCAACATGTATGACATTATGGGTTCTGCCGGAGAGAAATACACAAACCTTTATAGCTCTTATTATGCCTTGATATTAGGAGCAAATGCTATTCTGGACTATGTTGATGATATAAACGATGACAAGAATGCTATCAATTCGGTAAAAGCCCAAGCTTTAGCCCTTCGCGGATTCCTTTATTTCAATTTAATCAACATATTCGGAACCCCTTACAACTACGATAAAACAGCGCTAGGTGTTCCATTGAAGTTAAATAGTGGTATTGAGGAATCCGAACTGAAGAGAAACACCGTAGAAGAAGTGTATGTTCAAATTATAAAAGATCTTCTAGAAGCCGAACGCTTATATAAGACCTTACCGAGCGATCAACAATGGCAACCCAACAAAAGAACCAGCCTTCCCATGGTTCATCTCCTTCTTTCCAGAGCTTATTTATACATGGAAGAATGGGAAAAAGCCGCAACCTTCGCAAATCATGTCATTACAAACGGGAATTTTCATTTATTGGATTTGAACACAATCAAAACATACTCAGAAGAAGACCCTAGTATCCCCTCTTACATAAACTATCACTCTTACACGACGTCGAGCGAAGTTATTTGGGTATACGGAAATATTACAGATGTAACCAAATATGTTTACAACGCAAGCGCCTCAACAAATGACCATCCGTTTTTTAGAGCCTCGAAAGAACTCATGAATTGTTTTGACGAAACAGAAAACGACCTGCGTAAAGAACGTTACGTCATTCGTAGTAAATTTCAAATTATCAATGAAGATAACGAGCTTGAAGCAATGCCCTCAGCTTTCGGGAAAATAAACGTAAGTTCTAAGGCATATTATCAACCGGTTGCAACGAATGATGCTTTTGGTAGAAGTCTTCGATTGTCGGAAGCTTACTTGAATTTCTGTGAGGCAAAAGCCATGCTTTACAAAGCCGGAGTAGCGAATGCCGGACAAGAAGCCCTAAATACACTAAATGAATTTAGAAGATTCCGGTTTCCTTTAAATTATCAAAACGAGAATATCACGGACCCCGAGAAATTAATTACATTTATACATAACGAACGACGTCGAGAACTCTGCTTTGAGGATCATCGCTGGTTTGATTTACGCCGTTGGGGAATGCCACAAATTCAACACACATGGCACCCAGATGCGCAATCAACGCTCGTTTACACGCTCAAAGAACATGATCCCGGATACACGATTCCATTACCTCCCGATGCTTTGGAATTGAATAATTTACTAGAACAAAACCCATTGGCCCCCGCACCACGCAACGGTATTAACCTTTAA
- a CDS encoding TlpA family protein disulfide reductase, whose translation MKIKILIFLQLLYFPLFAQNLNAYQHLKQEWSKNFSSAKDIIKTYHNNTKRTNTAAFTTINNCFMTLKSGEYIICSKGEKEDIQLLLQEISPIVLNDSSVITFMQQNSPEEFTNYYYMILALKEGESFDAARDGITISTQFPTRALNHNDYTKLNEIFSGNNKLLHEIYLEKIKFLLQNNGCTKEIAQLRPIIESHVESSPLKLEILKLYTQYELLGQGKPAPLSSLQDSDGNIYTFGNFKGKVIVVDVWATWCCSCIEKMPKFIQLKNEFQENGNIIFLTVSIDQERTRDKWLKAIKENNMTGLINLIISPTGDSHFETDYQIVGVPRYFIIDKEGKIITVFAPSPDKEMKDLIQNILKS comes from the coding sequence ATGAAGATAAAAATTTTAATTTTCCTGCAACTATTATATTTTCCTCTTTTTGCACAAAACCTCAATGCATATCAGCATCTAAAGCAAGAATGGTCAAAGAATTTTTCCTCCGCCAAAGATATTATCAAGACTTATCACAATAATACCAAACGAACAAACACGGCAGCATTTACTACCATCAATAATTGCTTTATGACCTTAAAAAGCGGAGAATACATCATTTGCAGTAAAGGAGAAAAAGAAGATATTCAACTTTTACTTCAGGAAATTTCACCCATAGTGTTAAATGACTCCTCTGTCATCACATTCATGCAACAAAATTCTCCAGAAGAATTCACGAATTATTATTACATGATTCTCGCCTTAAAAGAAGGAGAGTCTTTTGATGCAGCAAGAGACGGTATCACCATCTCGACACAATTTCCCACAAGAGCCCTCAATCATAATGACTACACGAAACTAAATGAAATCTTTTCCGGTAACAATAAATTATTACATGAGATTTATCTGGAAAAAATAAAATTCCTTCTTCAAAACAATGGCTGTACAAAAGAAATTGCCCAACTACGCCCAATCATAGAATCACATGTAGAATCCTCTCCCTTAAAACTTGAAATATTAAAACTATACACGCAATATGAACTCTTGGGCCAAGGCAAACCGGCACCATTATCTTCATTACAAGATTCGGATGGGAACATCTACACATTCGGTAATTTTAAAGGCAAAGTCATCGTTGTAGACGTATGGGCCACGTGGTGTTGCAGTTGCATTGAAAAAATGCCGAAGTTCATTCAATTAAAGAATGAATTTCAAGAAAATGGAAACATTATTTTCCTAACAGTTTCTATTGATCAAGAAAGAACCCGGGATAAGTGGTTAAAAGCTATCAAGGAAAACAACATGACCGGATTAATAAATCTCATTATCTCTCCCACAGGAGATTCTCATTTTGAAACAGATTATCAAATAGTAGGAGTACCTCGTTATTTCATCATAGACAAAGAAGGAAAAATCATCACCGTATTTGCCCCTAGTCCCGACAAAGAAATGAAAGACTTAATTCAAAACATCTTAAAATCATAA
- a CDS encoding thioredoxin family protein: MKFISIISLLLLLASNSIAQEGTNFEDLTFQEALAKAKTTGKKLFIDCYTKTCGPCKYMVKFIFPLKECGEYFNKNYICIMKDMQEGEGIDIAQKYNVQIYPTYLFINHDGSLYCRMDGGGVSKPEDNFVQKVKNAIELTELNKEYAAGNREQAFLKKYITILQKQDKQKLQIVLGETMPQLGVKKLCEAENWSLIKTEITNVDTPLFRYLVDNRKAFSKQIGQQEVEEKIMSAYLEEFRIFKSMGIDFEKRIADLKLFEKDHYKGVLSLRYCMLFRQIIDNKQKDRIPEILTVLRDLPERITDTKEQMNVLQELQGFQQIANQQQKEKACSYLEEICKKLQPTQTKQVERIITRIK; this comes from the coding sequence ATGAAATTTATTTCTATCATTAGCTTATTACTTCTTCTAGCCAGCAACAGCATTGCTCAAGAAGGTACGAACTTCGAGGATCTAACCTTTCAGGAAGCCCTAGCAAAAGCAAAAACAACCGGGAAGAAATTATTCATCGACTGTTACACGAAAACCTGTGGACCATGCAAATACATGGTCAAATTTATTTTCCCGTTAAAAGAATGCGGGGAATATTTCAACAAGAACTATATCTGCATCATGAAAGATATGCAAGAAGGAGAAGGGATTGATATTGCGCAAAAATACAACGTACAAATCTATCCGACATACTTGTTTATCAACCATGACGGAAGTCTCTATTGCCGCATGGACGGGGGAGGCGTGTCAAAGCCCGAAGATAATTTCGTGCAAAAAGTCAAAAACGCAATCGAACTGACAGAATTAAACAAGGAGTACGCCGCGGGAAACCGAGAGCAGGCATTTCTAAAAAAATATATAACTATTTTGCAAAAACAGGATAAACAAAAACTACAAATCGTTCTGGGAGAAACGATGCCCCAACTGGGAGTCAAAAAACTATGCGAAGCAGAAAACTGGTCCCTCATTAAAACAGAAATAACAAATGTCGACACCCCTCTATTCCGCTATCTGGTTGACAATCGAAAAGCTTTTAGCAAACAAATCGGACAGCAAGAAGTCGAAGAGAAAATCATGTCGGCCTATTTAGAAGAATTCCGCATCTTTAAATCAATGGGAATAGACTTCGAGAAACGTATCGCTGACCTTAAACTTTTTGAAAAAGACCATTACAAAGGAGTTCTTTCACTAAGATATTGTATGTTATTCCGCCAAATAATCGACAACAAGCAAAAAGACAGGATTCCTGAAATTCTCACGGTATTACGGGATCTACCCGAACGGATTACAGATACCAAAGAACAAATGAACGTGTTGCAAGAACTCCAAGGATTCCAACAAATAGCAAATCAACAACAGAAAGAGAAAGCTTGTTCTTATTTGGAGGAGATCTGCAAAAAACTCCAACCGACTCAAACAAAACAAGTCGAAAGAATAATTACACGCATCAAGTAA
- a CDS encoding 4'-phosphopantetheinyl transferase family protein: MIEVLFIQIPAGANRDKMFVGLRSVVSKECCAEVLGYGNKEVALRRLLGEALVRFALKKYWNLTSEDYRIDRGEKGKPFIVGVENVFFNISHSGDYVVCAVSDREIGIDIEKRAKARMEVAGRFFHGEEVAQLKMLEEDKQDQLFFNYWSVKESFLKYIGTGLARPLNSFIVSFSGGGVSLFERGNKLPLYVHACPVDDGYACHVCCEYEELTGIHEIFLEEITGC, encoded by the coding sequence ATGATTGAAGTATTATTTATTCAAATTCCGGCAGGAGCTAATCGGGATAAAATGTTTGTCGGGTTACGATCTGTTGTGTCTAAAGAATGTTGTGCCGAAGTCCTCGGGTATGGAAACAAGGAAGTTGCCCTTCGCAGGTTGTTAGGAGAGGCATTGGTTCGTTTTGCTCTGAAAAAATATTGGAATCTGACCTCGGAAGATTATCGGATTGACCGGGGAGAGAAGGGAAAACCTTTTATTGTGGGTGTAGAAAATGTATTTTTTAATATTTCACATTCAGGGGATTACGTTGTTTGTGCCGTGTCTGATCGGGAGATCGGTATTGATATTGAAAAACGGGCAAAAGCTCGTATGGAGGTTGCGGGACGTTTTTTTCACGGGGAAGAGGTGGCACAATTGAAAATGTTGGAAGAGGATAAGCAGGATCAATTATTTTTTAATTATTGGTCTGTGAAGGAAAGCTTTTTGAAATATATAGGTACCGGATTGGCCCGCCCGTTAAATAGTTTTATTGTTTCGTTTTCCGGGGGAGGTGTGTCTTTATTTGAAAGGGGAAATAAGTTACCGCTATACGTGCATGCCTGTCCGGTGGATGATGGATATGCCTGTCATGTCTGTTGCGAGTACGAAGAATTAACGGGGATACATGAAATCTTTTTAGAAGAGATCACCGGGTGTTAG
- a CDS encoding energy transducer TonB, which produces MEAKKTSRSDLENKRFIFREIGFIVALATVFFAFETKYYQEEAKEITFPVETSDIEEVLPVFVPQRASQPLPKISVKPLDFIEVVENEMDLENEMDVVDDNENTKGSLTGKATDWQSGYDDEGDDPGERDLPFITVEKMPRFNGDLNKWLRKNLRYPARCAEMGIGGKVFVEFVVEKDGSISSINVVRSADPDLSQEAIRVVKAMPKWVPGMQRDKAVRVRFTIPITFQLK; this is translated from the coding sequence ATGGAAGCAAAGAAAACATCCCGTTCCGATCTTGAGAACAAGCGGTTTATTTTCCGCGAGATCGGTTTTATTGTAGCCTTGGCTACGGTGTTTTTTGCCTTTGAGACAAAATACTACCAGGAAGAGGCCAAAGAGATCACGTTTCCAGTAGAGACGAGTGATATAGAGGAAGTTCTTCCCGTTTTTGTACCACAAAGAGCTTCACAACCACTTCCCAAGATTTCCGTGAAACCTTTGGATTTCATCGAGGTCGTGGAAAACGAGATGGATCTTGAAAATGAGATGGACGTTGTTGATGATAACGAAAACACGAAAGGCTCTTTAACGGGTAAGGCTACCGACTGGCAGAGCGGGTATGATGACGAGGGTGATGATCCCGGGGAGAGAGATCTTCCGTTTATTACAGTTGAAAAAATGCCTCGTTTTAACGGAGACTTGAACAAATGGCTTAGGAAAAATTTAAGATACCCGGCAAGATGTGCAGAAATGGGCATCGGAGGAAAAGTATTTGTTGAATTCGTGGTAGAGAAAGACGGTAGCATCAGTTCCATTAACGTGGTACGCTCCGCTGATCCGGATCTGTCACAAGAAGCCATCCGCGTGGTTAAGGCCATGCCGAAATGGGTTCCGGGAATGCAACGGGACAAAGCCGTAAGAGTTCGGTTTACCATCCCGATCACATTCCAGTTAAAATAA
- a CDS encoding energy transducer TonB: protein MEVKKSPKADLEGKKTIFLEIGFVIALGILLSAFNWKTNTKVEEGFVITQEEQVEEEIIPITQQMMKPPPPPPPAPKLTDLIEIVEDELSIDEELEIDDVEADVENKSNYNFDYDGDSWGEEESDGEADIFQVVEDMPQFPGGSVQKWIAKNVKYPMIAQENNIQGKVFVQFVIEKDGSVSDVKVARSVDPSLDKEAIRVVKAMPKWKPGKQRGKPVRVSYTVPINFQLQ from the coding sequence ATGGAAGTAAAAAAATCACCTAAAGCAGATCTTGAAGGGAAAAAGACCATTTTCCTTGAGATCGGTTTTGTTATAGCTCTAGGGATTCTACTGAGTGCTTTCAACTGGAAGACCAACACGAAAGTAGAAGAAGGGTTTGTTATTACCCAAGAAGAGCAGGTTGAGGAGGAAATCATTCCTATTACTCAACAAATGATGAAACCGCCCCCACCTCCTCCTCCAGCCCCGAAATTGACGGACTTGATCGAGATCGTGGAAGATGAATTAAGTATTGACGAGGAACTTGAAATCGACGACGTTGAAGCAGATGTTGAAAACAAGAGTAATTATAACTTCGATTACGACGGAGACAGCTGGGGAGAAGAAGAGAGTGATGGAGAAGCTGATATTTTCCAAGTAGTAGAAGATATGCCGCAGTTCCCCGGAGGTAGTGTACAAAAATGGATCGCGAAGAACGTAAAATACCCGATGATCGCACAAGAAAATAACATTCAGGGTAAAGTTTTCGTACAATTCGTGATCGAGAAAGACGGTAGTGTTAGCGACGTGAAAGTTGCCAGATCCGTTGACCCATCTTTGGACAAGGAGGCTATCCGCGTGGTAAAAGCCATGCCGAAATGGAAACCTGGGAAACAGAGAGGTAAACCGGTTCGAGTATCTTACACTGTACCTATCAACTTCCAGTTACAGTAA
- the hflX gene encoding GTPase HflX, whose translation MSEYFYTKKEAEKAILVGVALQSENISYDMMCEYLDELAFLAETAGAETVKIFTQNLDKPVTATFVGKGKLEEIKTYVEDNDIDLIIFDDELSPTQIRNLERELKGRKVLDRTNLILDIFAKRARTAEAKAQVELAQYQYLLPRLTGMWTHLERQKGGIGLRGPGESEIETDRRIIRDKITRLKEQLAKIDKQMVTQRKNRGKLVRVALVGYTNVGKSTLMNLLSKSEVFAENKLFATLDTTVRKIAIKNVPLLLADTVGFIRKLPHHLVESFKSTLDEVREADVILHVVDISHPQFEDQIRVVNETLGELMDNSKPTITVFNKIDAFTYTKKEEDDLTPIERKNYSLEDLKQMWMSKQEGETVYISAKSKENIEELKEKIYDIAKDIHSARFPFNDFLYRDFEIDEETK comes from the coding sequence ATGAGCGAATATTTTTACACGAAAAAAGAAGCAGAAAAAGCCATTCTTGTAGGTGTAGCGCTACAATCAGAAAACATCAGCTACGACATGATGTGTGAATACTTAGACGAACTCGCTTTCCTAGCAGAAACGGCAGGAGCGGAAACCGTAAAAATATTCACGCAAAACTTGGATAAACCGGTAACGGCTACCTTTGTCGGTAAAGGAAAATTGGAAGAGATCAAAACATACGTCGAAGATAACGATATTGACTTGATCATTTTTGATGATGAACTAAGCCCGACACAAATCAGAAATTTGGAACGAGAATTAAAAGGAAGAAAAGTCCTTGACCGCACCAATCTCATCTTGGATATTTTTGCCAAAAGAGCCCGTACGGCAGAAGCAAAAGCTCAAGTTGAACTGGCACAATATCAATACCTACTTCCTCGTCTGACGGGTATGTGGACTCACTTGGAAAGACAAAAAGGAGGTATCGGACTTCGCGGTCCGGGTGAAAGTGAAATCGAGACCGACAGACGCATCATCCGGGACAAAATCACCCGCCTGAAAGAGCAGTTAGCCAAGATTGACAAACAGATGGTCACACAACGGAAAAACCGCGGAAAACTCGTACGAGTAGCCTTAGTGGGTTATACCAACGTGGGTAAATCCACGCTCATGAATCTCCTGAGCAAATCGGAAGTATTCGCCGAGAACAAGCTTTTCGCAACCCTGGATACCACGGTACGCAAGATAGCCATAAAAAATGTCCCGCTACTACTGGCGGACACGGTCGGTTTTATCCGTAAACTTCCCCACCACCTCGTGGAATCATTCAAATCCACGCTGGACGAGGTGAGAGAAGCAGATGTCATTTTGCATGTAGTCGACATCTCACATCCCCAATTCGAGGATCAAATCCGGGTTGTAAATGAAACGCTGGGAGAGCTAATGGATAATTCTAAACCCACGATTACCGTATTCAATAAAATAGATGCCTTCACGTACACGAAAAAGGAGGAAGACGATCTCACTCCTATCGAACGGAAAAACTATAGCCTAGAGGACTTGAAACAAATGTGGATGTCCAAACAGGAAGGAGAAACCGTGTACATTTCAGCTAAATCCAAAGAAAATATCGAGGAATTGAAAGAAAAGATATACGATATTGCCAAAGACATTCACTCGGCACGTTTCCCATTCAACGATTTCTTGTACCGGGATTTCGAGATAGACGAAGAGACAAAATAA
- a CDS encoding energy transducer TonB gives MEVKKSSKANLENKKGIFFEIGLIVALACIFLAFEWKVDVKMEEGFIVINTEEQLDEEIIPVTQRIQHALPPPPPAPRLTDLIEIVDEEINLDDNLDIMDVEANVANHGVYDFSGTGNGYEGDYGYGDEYSGESEVFAVVEEMPKFPGGNVQKWISKHIKYPMIAQENNIQGKVFVQFVIEKDGSVSNVQVTRSVDPSLDKEAIRVIQSMPKWTPGKQRQKPVRVSFTVPINFQLQ, from the coding sequence ATGGAAGTAAAGAAATCATCAAAGGCAAACCTCGAAAACAAAAAAGGAATCTTCTTCGAGATCGGACTAATCGTAGCATTAGCCTGCATATTCCTTGCTTTCGAGTGGAAAGTCGACGTGAAGATGGAAGAAGGCTTCATAGTAATAAACACGGAAGAACAATTGGATGAAGAGATCATACCCGTCACCCAACGAATACAACACGCTCTTCCGCCACCACCTCCCGCACCCCGGCTAACCGACCTGATAGAGATCGTAGATGAAGAAATAAACTTGGACGACAACTTGGACATCATGGACGTGGAAGCCAACGTTGCCAACCACGGAGTTTACGACTTTAGCGGCACGGGTAACGGGTACGAAGGAGACTACGGGTATGGGGATGAATATTCCGGGGAATCCGAAGTATTCGCAGTCGTTGAAGAAATGCCCAAATTCCCGGGAGGCAATGTACAGAAATGGATTTCCAAGCACATCAAATACCCGATGATCGCTCAGGAAAATAACATCCAAGGTAAAGTTTTTGTACAATTTGTCATCGAGAAAGATGGTAGCGTTTCAAACGTGCAAGTCACTAGATCCGTGGATCCTTCCCTAGACAAGGAAGCCATTCGTGTCATTCAATCCATGCCAAAATGGACTCCCGGAAAGCAAAGACAGAAACCGGTGAGAGTATCTTTCACGGTTCCTATTAATTTTCAATTACAATAA
- the tyrS gene encoding tyrosine--tRNA ligase translates to MNFVEELRWRGMIHNIMPGTEEQLAKEQTTAYVGIDPTADSLHIGHLVSVMMMKHLQMAGHKPIFVIGGATGMIGDPSGKSLERNLLDEDTIQKNMAGIKAQLSKFIDFNSSEPNAAIMVNNYDWMKNFSFLDFIREVGKHITVNYMMSKDSVKKRLSADSTNGMSFTEFTYQLVQGYDFLYLRRNYNCLLQMGGSDQWGNITTGGELIRRKDGGEAYGLTWPLMTKSDGKKFGKTESGNVWLDPRRTSPYKFYQFWLNSTDEDAARYIKIFTILPPAEIDALIVEHQEAPHLRKLQKVLAKEVTCLIHGEEAYDSALEASQILFGNATSDALKRLDEDTLLSVFEGVPQFDVARTDLEAGIHIVDLMAEKTSMMSSKGEARRALKGNAISINKEKVQDQELVVTPEYLIDGKFILLQSGKKNYFLITVK, encoded by the coding sequence ATGAATTTTGTTGAAGAACTAAGATGGAGAGGGATGATTCATAATATCATGCCGGGAACCGAAGAACAATTAGCAAAAGAACAAACGACGGCTTATGTCGGAATTGACCCGACGGCTGATTCGTTACATATAGGTCACCTCGTGTCGGTTATGATGATGAAACATTTACAGATGGCCGGGCATAAACCGATTTTCGTGATTGGTGGAGCAACGGGTATGATCGGAGATCCCAGCGGTAAATCCTTAGAACGGAATTTGTTGGACGAGGATACCATTCAAAAGAACATGGCAGGGATTAAGGCCCAGTTGTCCAAGTTTATTGATTTCAATTCGAGCGAGCCGAACGCGGCGATCATGGTGAATAATTATGACTGGATGAAAAATTTCTCTTTCCTTGATTTTATCAGGGAGGTGGGGAAACATATCACGGTGAATTACATGATGTCGAAGGATTCCGTGAAGAAGCGATTAAGCGCCGATTCGACAAACGGGATGTCATTCACGGAGTTTACTTATCAGCTGGTGCAAGGGTATGATTTTTTGTACTTGCGTCGTAATTATAACTGCCTGTTGCAAATGGGTGGTTCCGATCAATGGGGAAATATCACCACGGGCGGGGAACTGATTCGCCGGAAAGATGGTGGGGAAGCTTATGGTTTGACTTGGCCGTTAATGACCAAAAGTGACGGTAAAAAATTCGGGAAAACGGAATCGGGTAACGTGTGGCTGGACCCGCGGCGGACTTCTCCCTACAAGTTCTACCAGTTCTGGCTGAACAGCACGGACGAGGACGCTGCCCGGTATATCAAGATTTTCACGATATTGCCACCGGCAGAGATTGATGCCTTGATTGTAGAACATCAGGAGGCCCCGCATTTGAGAAAGTTGCAGAAGGTGTTGGCGAAGGAGGTGACTTGCCTGATTCACGGGGAGGAAGCTTATGATTCCGCTTTGGAGGCCTCCCAAATTCTTTTCGGTAATGCAACATCCGATGCGTTGAAACGTTTGGATGAAGACACGCTATTGTCTGTTTTCGAAGGGGTGCCTCAATTTGACGTTGCACGAACTGATTTAGAGGCCGGAATTCATATCGTGGACTTGATGGCAGAGAAAACTTCCATGATGTCTTCAAAAGGAGAGGCTCGGCGTGCATTGAAGGGAAATGCGATCAGTATAAATAAGGAGAAAGTGCAGGATCAAGAATTAGTAGTTACTCCCGAATATTTGATCGACGGTAAGTTTATCCTTTTGCAAAGCGGGAAAAAGAATTATTTCTTGATTACGGTGAAGTAA
- a CDS encoding CvpA family protein — translation MINNLTVNYIDVIILLPLVYGAYKGFSQGLIVEMSTLFALVLGVFISLRYAVNVEGFLKDFVALPESYAYYIAFAVTFLLVIIVMHLLGKLLTKLIDMVSLGLFNKLFGIVMGVLKAAIVVCVVLFIVNALDVRYDFISAKTKSDSLLYKPFVNFANGVYESAIK, via the coding sequence ATGATTAATAATTTAACGGTGAATTACATTGATGTGATTATATTGCTACCGTTGGTATACGGGGCTTATAAAGGGTTTAGCCAAGGATTGATTGTTGAGATGTCAACGTTGTTTGCGTTGGTGTTAGGAGTGTTTATCTCGTTGAGGTATGCCGTGAACGTGGAGGGCTTTTTGAAGGATTTCGTGGCTTTGCCGGAGTCGTATGCCTATTACATCGCTTTCGCCGTGACTTTCCTACTGGTTATTATCGTGATGCACCTGCTTGGGAAATTGTTGACCAAGTTGATTGATATGGTTTCATTGGGACTGTTTAACAAGTTGTTCGGGATCGTGATGGGCGTGTTGAAAGCTGCTATCGTGGTATGTGTGGTACTTTTCATCGTGAATGCGCTGGACGTTCGTTATGATTTTATTTCGGCAAAAACGAAGAGTGATAGCTTGTTGTACAAACCTTTTGTTAACTTTGCAAATGGCGTTTACGAAAGTGCGATAAAATAA